One genomic window of Fusarium verticillioides 7600 chromosome 2, whole genome shotgun sequence includes the following:
- a CDS encoding NADH dehydrogenase (ubiquinone) Fe-S protein 7, with protein MTRLQLARFIARPLSITATPTIPLQAHRITENRLEHQIRKGSSKATKVVAPDAHPASLTDVKPNNLVEYAFTTLDKLANWGRTGSLWPLSFALACCGVEMMHVSMPRYDQDRLGTFFRASPRQADVMIVAGTVVNKMGPALRQLYDQMPEPRWVISMGSCANGGGYYYYSYSVVRGVDRIVPVDIYVPGCPPTAEALLYGILQLKRKIKSQRPSRMWYRKK; from the exons ATGACACGGTTACAATTAGCAAGAT TTATAGCTCGGCCTctctccatcacagccactCCAACGATCCCACTACAAGCTCATAGAATAACTGAAAACCGATTAGAGCATCAGATACGAAAAGGTTCCTCCAAGGCGACTAAGGTTGTAGCACCCGATGCGCACCCAGCTTCGCTCACCGATGTTAAGCCAAACAACCTAGTCGAGTATGCCTT CACGACTCTGGATAAGCTAGCCAATTGGGGCCGCACTGGCTCCCTCTGGCCATTGAGCTTCGCTCTCGCTTGCTGCGGCGTCGAAATGATGCACGTTTCGATGCCACGCTACGATCAAGACCGTCTCGGCACCTTCTTCCGCGCGTCCCCCAGACAGGCAGATGTGATGATTGTCGCAGGGACTGTCGTAAACAAAATGGGTCCTGCATTGCGACAACTCTACGATCAGATGCCTGAGCCGCGTTGGGTTATCAGCATGGGGTCTTGTGCCAATGGAGGAGGATACTATTACTACAGCTATAGCGTTGTTAGGGGAGTTGATCGTATCGTTCCGGTCGATATCTATGTTCCTGGTTGTCCGCCTACTGCCGAGGCTCTGCTGTATGGTATCTtgcagctgaagaggaagatcaagagtcAAAGACCTTCGAGGATGTGGTACCGAAAGAAGTAG